CACACAGGAAGTCCTGGCCATGGCCGAGCCTTACGTGCACCGCAGTTTCGAGGGCGAGGCGATCATGACCGTGGGCAAGGCAGTGGACTTCGCTCGCAAAGGACTCAGCGGCGTGGTGGCGGTCATGCCCTTCACCTGCATGCCGGGCACGATCTCCGAAGCCCTCATGAAGCGCGTCCGCGAAGATGAGAACGAGATCCCCTTCCTCAACATGGTGTACGACGGCTTCGAGCAGTCCACCGCGCGCACTCGCCTTGAGGCTTTCATGTACCAGGCGCGGGAGTACATGAACCGCAACCGCGCGGCTGCTGCGCTCTGACAACCCCACGCTTGTCGCAGAGGCAAACGCGGCGCACCTTCTGAGGTGCGCCGCGTGATTCCAACGGTTGCTCATCCCGCTCAGTCTGTCGTGCCGGGCGGCTTCGGGCCGAAGAACTGGTAGTAGATGCACTTGATGCGCCCGTTGTAGAGGCGCCGGCGATGGGTCGCCTGCCTTCCCACGAAGCGCTCCAGTTCAGCATGTGGCGTGAGCACGAACATGGACCAGTCGCGCAGGCCGTCCAGCACGCCCTTCAATTGCCCGTAGAGTTCCTCCGCCTGCCTGACATCCCCCAGACGCTCTCCGTACGGCGGGTTGCAGATCAGGTACCCATACTTGTGATGGGTCCGGAACTCGGCGAGCGGACGCTGGACGAACTCGATCTCGCCGCCAAATCCGGCGCGGTCGGCGTGGTGTTCGGCCAACCGGATTGCGTCCGAAGATATGTCGCTGCCCCAGATGCGCAGTTTGCGGTCGTGCACAGCGAGTTCATCGGCTTCGTCAAGCGCGTCACTCCACAGTTCGCGGGGTAGCGCCGGCCAGCGGAACGCATCGAAGGTTCGCAACGTGCCCGGCGCGATATTACGGCCGATCATCGCGGCCTCAATGGGTATGGTGCCCGAGCCGCAGCAGGGATCGGCCAGGATGAAGCCGGGTTGCCAGTGGCTGAGAGTGACCATCGCCGCCGCAAGGGTCTCTCGCAGAGGCGCAGGCGCCGACAGATCACGATAGCCGCGTTTGTGCAGGCCATCCCCGCTGGTGTCCAAGGTGAGAGAAACCACGTCTTTGAGCAGCGCAACCTGCACCCGGTGACGCGGCCCTGTCTCCGGAAGCGTGCGCACGCCGTGCCGGCGCTGGAGCGCGTTCACGATCGCCTTCTTGACGACACTCTGGCAGGCCGGGACGCTCGAGAGCGTGGACTTGACTGACTTGCCGATCACGGGGAACTCGGCATCCGGGGGAATCCAGTCGCTCCAGGGCAGCGCGGTGGTCTGATCGAAGAGTTCGTCGAAGGTGGTGGAGCGAAAAGACCCCAGTTCCAGCAGGACGCGGTCCGCGCAACGCAGCCACAGGTTCGCCCGGCAGATGGCCGGCGGATCAGTGGACCAGGTGACCTTTCCTCGGTCCACGCGCAGGTCCGCGTAGCCGAGAGCCCGAAGCTCATCGGCCACCAGTCCCTCCAGGCCAAAGGCACATGTTGCGACCAGCGTGATCATCGGGGATACCTTCCGGGCTGCCGGACCCCCTAAGCAGTTGGCGGCGCGCCGAACTTCAGCCGCGGTATTTGCTCGCACAGGATCCCGCCGTCGACGGTGATGCACTGGCCGGTGATGTACGCGCCAGCCTCGCTGGCCAGAAGTACAACCGCACCCGAACAGTCCGCGGGTTTGCCCAGGCGCCCCAGTGGAATGTGCTCCAGCAGGTACTCCCAGAAACCGTCGGCGACCTCAAAATCGTCCCCGATCTC
The sequence above is drawn from the Armatimonadota bacterium genome and encodes:
- a CDS encoding class I SAM-dependent RNA methyltransferase; this encodes MITLVATCAFGLEGLVADELRALGYADLRVDRGKVTWSTDPPAICRANLWLRCADRVLLELGSFRSTTFDELFDQTTALPWSDWIPPDAEFPVIGKSVKSTLSSVPACQSVVKKAIVNALQRRHGVRTLPETGPRHRVQVALLKDVVSLTLDTSGDGLHKRGYRDLSAPAPLRETLAAAMVTLSHWQPGFILADPCCGSGTIPIEAAMIGRNIAPGTLRTFDAFRWPALPRELWSDALDEADELAVHDRKLRIWGSDISSDAIRLAEHHADRAGFGGEIEFVQRPLAEFRTHHKYGYLICNPPYGERLGDVRQAEELYGQLKGVLDGLRDWSMFVLTPHAELERFVGRQATHRRRLYNGRIKCIYYQFFGPKPPGTTD